A single window of Zea mays cultivar B73 chromosome 10, Zm-B73-REFERENCE-NAM-5.0, whole genome shotgun sequence DNA harbors:
- the LOC100501518 gene encoding WRKY transcription factor WRKY51, translating to MAVDLMGCYAPRRANDQLAIQEAAAAGLRSLELLVSSLSTQAAAPHRAAAHQLQKPPSQPPIGEIADQAVSRFRKVISILDRTGHARFRRGPVVEAPPPVPPPAVSAPALPVAHVVAPVGAAQPQSLTLDFTKPNLAVSGGATSVTSTSFFSSVTAGEGSVSKGRSLVSSGKPPLSGHKRKPCAGAHSEATTNGSRCHCSKRRKNRVKRTIRVPAISAKIADIPPDEYSWRKYGQKPIKGSPYPRGYYKCSTVRGCPARKHVERATDDPAMLVVTYEGEHRHTPGAPAPAPSPLAAASPVPASAAAAVSAGNNGLV from the exons ATGGCCGTGGACCTGATGGGGTGctacgccccgcgccgcgccaacgACCAGCTCGCCATccaggaggcggcggcggcggggctcCGCAGCCTGGAGCTCCTCGTGTCGTCGCTGTCCACGCAGGCCGCCGCGCCGCACAGGGCCGCGGCTCACCAGCTGCAGAAGCCGCCTTCGCAGCCGCCGATCGGCGAGATCGCCGACCAGGCCGTCTCCAGGTTCCGCAAGGTCATCTCCATCCTGGACCGCACCGGCCACGCCCGCTTCCGGCGCGGGCCCGTGGTCGAGGCGCCGCCACCGGTGCCTCCTCCGGCCGTCTCCGCTCCCGCTCTCCCCGTGGCGCACGTGGTGGCTCCCGTCGGCGCGGCGCAGCCCCAGAGCCTGACCCTGGACTTCACGAAGCCGAACCTGGCCGTGTCGGGCGGCGCCACGTCCGTCACCTCCACGTCCTTCTTCTCCTCGGTCACGGCCGGCGAGGGCAGCGTGTCCAAGGGCCGCAGCCTGGTGTCCTCCGGCAAGCCGCCGCTGTCCGGCCACAAGCGGAAGCCCTGCGCCGGCGCGCACTCCGAGGCCACCACCAACGGCAGCCGCTGCCACTGCTCCAAGAGAAG GAAAAACCGCGTGAAGAGGACCATCAGAGTGCCGGCGATCAGCGCCAAGATCGCGGACATCCCGCCGGACGAGTACTCGTGGAGGAAGTACGGCCAGAAGCCCATCAAGGGCTCCCCCTACCCACG GGGCTACTACAAGTGCAGCACCGTGCGCGGGTGCCCGGCGAGGAAGCACGTGGAGCGCGCCACCGACGACCCGGCCATGCTGGTGGTGACGTACGAGGGCGAGCACCGCCACACGCcgggcgcgcccgcgcccgcgcccagcCCCCTGGCGGCCGCGTCGCCGGTgcccgcctccgccgccgccgccgtctccgCCGGCAACAACGGGCTTGTCTAG